One window from the genome of Vidua chalybeata isolate OUT-0048 chromosome 3, bVidCha1 merged haplotype, whole genome shotgun sequence encodes:
- the ABCG8 gene encoding ATP-binding cassette sub-family G member 8 isoform X3, translating into MKETTENVSLDDASWRQTKTQDTVFHSEEDNSLYFTYSGKSNVLEVKELNYQVNTASQIPWYENLAQMKMPWTWKSDPHSHVTVIQNLNLKVQSGQMLAIIGTTAGGKTSLLDVITCRDHGGKIESGQVMINNKPSTPQLVRKCIAHVRQDDRLLPHLTVRETLLFVAKLRLPKFFSDSQRKKRVEDVIAELRLRQCANTRVGNEYLRGVSGGERRRVSIGVQLLWNPGILILDEPTSGLDSFTAHNLVITLSRLARGNRLVLLSLHQPRSDIFQLFDLVLLMTSGLTAYCGTAKDMVRYFTELGYPCPRYSNPADFYVDLTSIDKQTAEKEMESQKRANTLANLFVEKVKHFDDFLWKATEGDNTETTVIKQRNSEEVINMPHHLNDQLPGALKQFTILLSRQVSNDFRDLSTLLIHGFEALLMSLLIGFLYYGHEKNGLSIRDTTALLYMIGALIPFTIILDVIAKCHSERAMLYHDLEGGMYSVSPYFFAKILGELPEHCMFVVIYGIPIYWLANLIPEPKHFLLNFLLLWLAVYSARAMALWVAALLPTLQLSAFLGNVLFTSFYLSGGFVISLNSLWTFPFWVSKISFLRWNFQGMMQVQFTDTTYEMTDRNITYQIPGKLVTQALDLDSHPLYVSYLVLTGIICSFLLLYYLSLRFIKQKSTQDW; encoded by the exons atgaAGGAAACTACTGAAAATGTCTCTCTGGACGATGCCAGCTGGAGGCAG ACCAAGACCCAGGATACTGTTTTTCACTCTGAAGAAGATAACAGTCTTTATTTCACATACAGTGGAAAATCAAATGTTCTGGAGGTCAAGGAACTCAACTACCAG GTTAACACAGCATCCCAGATTCCCTGGTATGAGAACCTTGCTCAGATGAAAATGCCCTGGACCTGGAAATCGGATCCCCATTCCCATGTGACAGTAATCCAAAATCTGAATCTCAAAGTGCAAAGTGGTCAGATGCTTGCAATTATAGGAACCACTG ctgGTGGAAAGACATCCTTGCTTGACGTGATAACCTGCCGGGACCACGGAGGCAAAATCGAGTCTGGTCAAGTAATGATCAACAACAAACCCAGCACTCCCCAGCTTGTTAGGAAATGCATAGCACACGTGAGGCAGGATGACCGACTGCTCCCCCACCTGACTGTCAGAGAAACACTATTGTTCGTTGCCAAACTGCGCCTTCCAAAGTTTTTTTCAGACTcgcaaaggaaaaaaagg GTGGAGGACGTGATCGCAGAGCTCCGCCTGCGGCAATGCGCCAACACCAGGGTGGGGAACGAGTACCTGCGGGGTGTCTCCGGGGGAGAGAGGCGCAGGGTGAGCATCGGCGTACAGCTGCTCTGGAACCCGG GAATACTCATACTTGATGAACCTACATCTGGACTGGACAGTTTTACTGCACATAACCTTGTGATAACATTATCCAGACTGGCCAGAGGAAACAGATTGGTTCTTCTTTCACTTCATCAGCCCCGGTCAGATATCTTCCAACTGTTTGATTTGGTTCTTCTGATGACTTCTGGACTCACTGCCTACTGTGGAACAGCTAAAGACATGGTCCGGTATTTCACAGAACTAGGCTATCCCTGCCCAAGGTACAGCAATCCTGCAGATTTCTATG TTGACTTGACCAGTATTGATAAACAGACTGCAGAAAAGGAGATGGAAAGCCAAAAAAGAGCAAATACTCTTGCCAACTTGTTTGTAGAAAAGGTCAAACATTTTGATGATTTCTTATGGAAAGCTACTGAAGGAGACAACACTGAAACCACAGTCATCAAGCAGAG AAATTCAGAAGAGGTTATCAATATGCCTCACCATTTAAATGATCAATTACCAGGAGCCTTAAAGCAGTTCACTATATTATTAAG TCGTCAGGTCTCCAATGACTTCAGAGATCTCTCAACATTATTAATCCATGGATTTGAAGCCCTTCTTATGTCATTACTAATTGGATTTTTGTACTATGGCCATGAAAAAAATGGACTCTCTATTCGTGACACAACAGCACTGCTGTACATGATAGGTGCCCTTATCCCATTCACAATAATTTTGGATGTTATTGCCAAAT GTCATTCAGAAAGAGCAATGCTTTATCATGACTTGGAAGGTGGAATGTATTCTGTTAGCCCATACTTCTTTGCTAAG ATTCTGGGGGAGCTCCCAGAACACTGCATGTTTGTTGTAATTTATGGGATTCCCATCTACTGGCTGGCAAACCTCATTCCTGAGCCAAAACATTTCCTGCTGAACTTCCTGTTACTGTGGTTGGCTGTTTACAGTGCCCGTGCCATGGCGCTTTGGGTGGCAGCTCTCCTGCCGACGTTACAGCTCTCGGCCTTCCTTGGCAATGTCCTCTTCACATCATTCTATCTGAGTGGTGGCTTTGTGATAAGCCTCAACAGCCTCTGGACAT ttcctttttgggtttcaaaaatctcttttctcagATGGAATTTTCAAGGAATGATGCAAGTTCAGTTCACTGACACCACATATGAAATGACTGATCGAAACATTACTTATCAAATACCAGGAAAACTT GTCACTCAGGCTCTGGACCTGGACTCCCACCCTCTCTATGTAAGTTACCTTGTCCTCACTGGCATCATTTGCAGCTTCCTGCTTTTATACTATTTATCTCTGCGCTTCATCAAGCAGAAGTCAACCCAAGACTGGTAA
- the ABCG8 gene encoding ATP-binding cassette sub-family G member 8 isoform X2 — protein MKETTENVSLDDASWRQTKTQDTVFHSEEDNSLYFTYSGKSNVLEVKELNYQVNTASQIPWYENLAQMKMPWTWKSDPHSHVTVIQNLNLKVQSGQMLAIIGTTAGGKTSLLDVITCRDHGGKIESGQVMINNKPSTPQLVRKCIAHVRQDDRLLPHLTVRETLLFVAKLRLPKFFSDSQRKKRVEDVIAELRLRQCANTRVGNEYLRGVSGGERRRVSIGVQLLWNPGILILDEPTSGLDSFTAHNLVITLSRLARGNRLVLLSLHQPRSDIFQLFDLVLLMTSGLTAYCGTAKDMVRYFTELGYPCPRNSEEVINMPHHLNDQLPGALKQFTILLSRQVSNDFRDLSTLLIHGFEALLMSLLIGFLYYGHEKNGLSIRDTTALLYMIGALIPFTIILDVIAKCHSERAMLYHDLEGGMYSVSPYFFAKILGELPEHCMFVVIYGIPIYWLANLIPEPKHFLLNFLLLWLAVYSARAMALWVAALLPTLQLSAFLGNVLFTSFYLSGGFVISLNSLWTFPFWVSKISFLRWNFQGMMQVQFTDTTYEMTDRNITYQIPGKLVTQALDLDSHPLYEGRGRRLPLREPRQPPRRRGAAGSAGSAAATGWQQNPRSREPGGSLPRTAAAAWDWGRGWALGSLWVLLRVRFERGKRRLRALHFWKLSELWATDIKGPMALCNNS, from the exons atgaAGGAAACTACTGAAAATGTCTCTCTGGACGATGCCAGCTGGAGGCAG ACCAAGACCCAGGATACTGTTTTTCACTCTGAAGAAGATAACAGTCTTTATTTCACATACAGTGGAAAATCAAATGTTCTGGAGGTCAAGGAACTCAACTACCAG GTTAACACAGCATCCCAGATTCCCTGGTATGAGAACCTTGCTCAGATGAAAATGCCCTGGACCTGGAAATCGGATCCCCATTCCCATGTGACAGTAATCCAAAATCTGAATCTCAAAGTGCAAAGTGGTCAGATGCTTGCAATTATAGGAACCACTG ctgGTGGAAAGACATCCTTGCTTGACGTGATAACCTGCCGGGACCACGGAGGCAAAATCGAGTCTGGTCAAGTAATGATCAACAACAAACCCAGCACTCCCCAGCTTGTTAGGAAATGCATAGCACACGTGAGGCAGGATGACCGACTGCTCCCCCACCTGACTGTCAGAGAAACACTATTGTTCGTTGCCAAACTGCGCCTTCCAAAGTTTTTTTCAGACTcgcaaaggaaaaaaagg GTGGAGGACGTGATCGCAGAGCTCCGCCTGCGGCAATGCGCCAACACCAGGGTGGGGAACGAGTACCTGCGGGGTGTCTCCGGGGGAGAGAGGCGCAGGGTGAGCATCGGCGTACAGCTGCTCTGGAACCCGG GAATACTCATACTTGATGAACCTACATCTGGACTGGACAGTTTTACTGCACATAACCTTGTGATAACATTATCCAGACTGGCCAGAGGAAACAGATTGGTTCTTCTTTCACTTCATCAGCCCCGGTCAGATATCTTCCAACTGTTTGATTTGGTTCTTCTGATGACTTCTGGACTCACTGCCTACTGTGGAACAGCTAAAGACATGGTCCGGTATTTCACAGAACTAGGCTATCCCTGCCCAAG AAATTCAGAAGAGGTTATCAATATGCCTCACCATTTAAATGATCAATTACCAGGAGCCTTAAAGCAGTTCACTATATTATTAAG TCGTCAGGTCTCCAATGACTTCAGAGATCTCTCAACATTATTAATCCATGGATTTGAAGCCCTTCTTATGTCATTACTAATTGGATTTTTGTACTATGGCCATGAAAAAAATGGACTCTCTATTCGTGACACAACAGCACTGCTGTACATGATAGGTGCCCTTATCCCATTCACAATAATTTTGGATGTTATTGCCAAAT GTCATTCAGAAAGAGCAATGCTTTATCATGACTTGGAAGGTGGAATGTATTCTGTTAGCCCATACTTCTTTGCTAAG ATTCTGGGGGAGCTCCCAGAACACTGCATGTTTGTTGTAATTTATGGGATTCCCATCTACTGGCTGGCAAACCTCATTCCTGAGCCAAAACATTTCCTGCTGAACTTCCTGTTACTGTGGTTGGCTGTTTACAGTGCCCGTGCCATGGCGCTTTGGGTGGCAGCTCTCCTGCCGACGTTACAGCTCTCGGCCTTCCTTGGCAATGTCCTCTTCACATCATTCTATCTGAGTGGTGGCTTTGTGATAAGCCTCAACAGCCTCTGGACAT ttcctttttgggtttcaaaaatctcttttctcagATGGAATTTTCAAGGAATGATGCAAGTTCAGTTCACTGACACCACATATGAAATGACTGATCGAAACATTACTTATCAAATACCAGGAAAACTT GTCACTCAGGCTCTGGACCTGGACTCCCACCCTCTCTAT GAAGGCAGGGGAAGAAGGCTCCCGCTGCGGGAGCCCCGGCAGCCGCCCAGgaggcggggagcggcgggcagcgccggcagcGCGGCTGCCACAGGATGGCAGCAGAACCCCAGGAGTCGGGAGCCGGGCGGGAGCCTGCCACGGACCGCGGCTGCAGCCTGGGACTGGGGTCGGGGGTGGGCTTTGGGTTCACTTTGGGTTTTGCTTCGCGTACGATTTGAACGAGGGAAAAGGCGCTTGCGAGCCCTGCACTTCTGGAA
- the ABCG8 gene encoding ATP-binding cassette sub-family G member 8 isoform X1 — translation MKETTENVSLDDASWRQTKTQDTVFHSEEDNSLYFTYSGKSNVLEVKELNYQVNTASQIPWYENLAQMKMPWTWKSDPHSHVTVIQNLNLKVQSGQMLAIIGTTAGGKTSLLDVITCRDHGGKIESGQVMINNKPSTPQLVRKCIAHVRQDDRLLPHLTVRETLLFVAKLRLPKFFSDSQRKKRVEDVIAELRLRQCANTRVGNEYLRGVSGGERRRVSIGVQLLWNPGILILDEPTSGLDSFTAHNLVITLSRLARGNRLVLLSLHQPRSDIFQLFDLVLLMTSGLTAYCGTAKDMVRYFTELGYPCPRYSNPADFYVDLTSIDKQTAEKEMESQKRANTLANLFVEKVKHFDDFLWKATEGDNTETTVIKQRNSEEVINMPHHLNDQLPGALKQFTILLSRQVSNDFRDLSTLLIHGFEALLMSLLIGFLYYGHEKNGLSIRDTTALLYMIGALIPFTIILDVIAKCHSERAMLYHDLEGGMYSVSPYFFAKILGELPEHCMFVVIYGIPIYWLANLIPEPKHFLLNFLLLWLAVYSARAMALWVAALLPTLQLSAFLGNVLFTSFYLSGGFVISLNSLWTFPFWVSKISFLRWNFQGMMQVQFTDTTYEMTDRNITYQIPGKLVTQALDLDSHPLYEGRGRRLPLREPRQPPRRRGAAGSAGSAAATGWQQNPRSREPGGSLPRTAAAAWDWGRGWALGSLWVLLRVRFERGKRRLRALHFWKLSELWATDIKGPMALCNNS, via the exons atgaAGGAAACTACTGAAAATGTCTCTCTGGACGATGCCAGCTGGAGGCAG ACCAAGACCCAGGATACTGTTTTTCACTCTGAAGAAGATAACAGTCTTTATTTCACATACAGTGGAAAATCAAATGTTCTGGAGGTCAAGGAACTCAACTACCAG GTTAACACAGCATCCCAGATTCCCTGGTATGAGAACCTTGCTCAGATGAAAATGCCCTGGACCTGGAAATCGGATCCCCATTCCCATGTGACAGTAATCCAAAATCTGAATCTCAAAGTGCAAAGTGGTCAGATGCTTGCAATTATAGGAACCACTG ctgGTGGAAAGACATCCTTGCTTGACGTGATAACCTGCCGGGACCACGGAGGCAAAATCGAGTCTGGTCAAGTAATGATCAACAACAAACCCAGCACTCCCCAGCTTGTTAGGAAATGCATAGCACACGTGAGGCAGGATGACCGACTGCTCCCCCACCTGACTGTCAGAGAAACACTATTGTTCGTTGCCAAACTGCGCCTTCCAAAGTTTTTTTCAGACTcgcaaaggaaaaaaagg GTGGAGGACGTGATCGCAGAGCTCCGCCTGCGGCAATGCGCCAACACCAGGGTGGGGAACGAGTACCTGCGGGGTGTCTCCGGGGGAGAGAGGCGCAGGGTGAGCATCGGCGTACAGCTGCTCTGGAACCCGG GAATACTCATACTTGATGAACCTACATCTGGACTGGACAGTTTTACTGCACATAACCTTGTGATAACATTATCCAGACTGGCCAGAGGAAACAGATTGGTTCTTCTTTCACTTCATCAGCCCCGGTCAGATATCTTCCAACTGTTTGATTTGGTTCTTCTGATGACTTCTGGACTCACTGCCTACTGTGGAACAGCTAAAGACATGGTCCGGTATTTCACAGAACTAGGCTATCCCTGCCCAAGGTACAGCAATCCTGCAGATTTCTATG TTGACTTGACCAGTATTGATAAACAGACTGCAGAAAAGGAGATGGAAAGCCAAAAAAGAGCAAATACTCTTGCCAACTTGTTTGTAGAAAAGGTCAAACATTTTGATGATTTCTTATGGAAAGCTACTGAAGGAGACAACACTGAAACCACAGTCATCAAGCAGAG AAATTCAGAAGAGGTTATCAATATGCCTCACCATTTAAATGATCAATTACCAGGAGCCTTAAAGCAGTTCACTATATTATTAAG TCGTCAGGTCTCCAATGACTTCAGAGATCTCTCAACATTATTAATCCATGGATTTGAAGCCCTTCTTATGTCATTACTAATTGGATTTTTGTACTATGGCCATGAAAAAAATGGACTCTCTATTCGTGACACAACAGCACTGCTGTACATGATAGGTGCCCTTATCCCATTCACAATAATTTTGGATGTTATTGCCAAAT GTCATTCAGAAAGAGCAATGCTTTATCATGACTTGGAAGGTGGAATGTATTCTGTTAGCCCATACTTCTTTGCTAAG ATTCTGGGGGAGCTCCCAGAACACTGCATGTTTGTTGTAATTTATGGGATTCCCATCTACTGGCTGGCAAACCTCATTCCTGAGCCAAAACATTTCCTGCTGAACTTCCTGTTACTGTGGTTGGCTGTTTACAGTGCCCGTGCCATGGCGCTTTGGGTGGCAGCTCTCCTGCCGACGTTACAGCTCTCGGCCTTCCTTGGCAATGTCCTCTTCACATCATTCTATCTGAGTGGTGGCTTTGTGATAAGCCTCAACAGCCTCTGGACAT ttcctttttgggtttcaaaaatctcttttctcagATGGAATTTTCAAGGAATGATGCAAGTTCAGTTCACTGACACCACATATGAAATGACTGATCGAAACATTACTTATCAAATACCAGGAAAACTT GTCACTCAGGCTCTGGACCTGGACTCCCACCCTCTCTAT GAAGGCAGGGGAAGAAGGCTCCCGCTGCGGGAGCCCCGGCAGCCGCCCAGgaggcggggagcggcgggcagcgccggcagcGCGGCTGCCACAGGATGGCAGCAGAACCCCAGGAGTCGGGAGCCGGGCGGGAGCCTGCCACGGACCGCGGCTGCAGCCTGGGACTGGGGTCGGGGGTGGGCTTTGGGTTCACTTTGGGTTTTGCTTCGCGTACGATTTGAACGAGGGAAAAGGCGCTTGCGAGCCCTGCACTTCTGGAA
- the ABCG8 gene encoding ATP-binding cassette sub-family G member 8 isoform X4: MKETTENVSLDDASWRQTKTQDTVFHSEEDNSLYFTYSGKSNVLEVKELNYQVNTASQIPWYENLAQMKMPWTWKSDPHSHVTVIQNLNLKVQSGQMLAIIGTTAGGKTSLLDVITCRDHGGKIESGQVMINNKPSTPQLVRKCIAHVRQDDRLLPHLTVRETLLFVAKLRLPKFFSDSQRKKRVEDVIAELRLRQCANTRVGNEYLRGVSGGERRRVSIGVQLLWNPGILILDEPTSGLDSFTAHNLVITLSRLARGNRLVLLSLHQPRSDIFQLFDLVLLMTSGLTAYCGTAKDMVRYFTELGYPCPRYSNPADFYVDLTSIDKQTAEKEMESQKRANTLANLFVEKVKHFDDFLWKATEGDNTETTVIKQRNSEEVINMPHHLNDQLPGALKQFTILLSRQVSNDFRDLSTLLIHGFEALLMSLLIGFLYYGHEKNGLSIRDTTALLYMIGALIPFTIILDVIAKCHSERAMLYHDLEGGMYSVSPYFFAKILGELPEHCMFVVIYGIPIYWLANLIPEPKHFLLNFLLLWLAVYSARAMALWVAALLPTLQLSAFLGNVLFTSFYLSGGFVISLNSLWTFPFWVSKISFLRWNFQGMMQVQFTDTTYEMTDRNITYQIPGKLVTQALDLDSHPLYKSTQDW, from the exons atgaAGGAAACTACTGAAAATGTCTCTCTGGACGATGCCAGCTGGAGGCAG ACCAAGACCCAGGATACTGTTTTTCACTCTGAAGAAGATAACAGTCTTTATTTCACATACAGTGGAAAATCAAATGTTCTGGAGGTCAAGGAACTCAACTACCAG GTTAACACAGCATCCCAGATTCCCTGGTATGAGAACCTTGCTCAGATGAAAATGCCCTGGACCTGGAAATCGGATCCCCATTCCCATGTGACAGTAATCCAAAATCTGAATCTCAAAGTGCAAAGTGGTCAGATGCTTGCAATTATAGGAACCACTG ctgGTGGAAAGACATCCTTGCTTGACGTGATAACCTGCCGGGACCACGGAGGCAAAATCGAGTCTGGTCAAGTAATGATCAACAACAAACCCAGCACTCCCCAGCTTGTTAGGAAATGCATAGCACACGTGAGGCAGGATGACCGACTGCTCCCCCACCTGACTGTCAGAGAAACACTATTGTTCGTTGCCAAACTGCGCCTTCCAAAGTTTTTTTCAGACTcgcaaaggaaaaaaagg GTGGAGGACGTGATCGCAGAGCTCCGCCTGCGGCAATGCGCCAACACCAGGGTGGGGAACGAGTACCTGCGGGGTGTCTCCGGGGGAGAGAGGCGCAGGGTGAGCATCGGCGTACAGCTGCTCTGGAACCCGG GAATACTCATACTTGATGAACCTACATCTGGACTGGACAGTTTTACTGCACATAACCTTGTGATAACATTATCCAGACTGGCCAGAGGAAACAGATTGGTTCTTCTTTCACTTCATCAGCCCCGGTCAGATATCTTCCAACTGTTTGATTTGGTTCTTCTGATGACTTCTGGACTCACTGCCTACTGTGGAACAGCTAAAGACATGGTCCGGTATTTCACAGAACTAGGCTATCCCTGCCCAAGGTACAGCAATCCTGCAGATTTCTATG TTGACTTGACCAGTATTGATAAACAGACTGCAGAAAAGGAGATGGAAAGCCAAAAAAGAGCAAATACTCTTGCCAACTTGTTTGTAGAAAAGGTCAAACATTTTGATGATTTCTTATGGAAAGCTACTGAAGGAGACAACACTGAAACCACAGTCATCAAGCAGAG AAATTCAGAAGAGGTTATCAATATGCCTCACCATTTAAATGATCAATTACCAGGAGCCTTAAAGCAGTTCACTATATTATTAAG TCGTCAGGTCTCCAATGACTTCAGAGATCTCTCAACATTATTAATCCATGGATTTGAAGCCCTTCTTATGTCATTACTAATTGGATTTTTGTACTATGGCCATGAAAAAAATGGACTCTCTATTCGTGACACAACAGCACTGCTGTACATGATAGGTGCCCTTATCCCATTCACAATAATTTTGGATGTTATTGCCAAAT GTCATTCAGAAAGAGCAATGCTTTATCATGACTTGGAAGGTGGAATGTATTCTGTTAGCCCATACTTCTTTGCTAAG ATTCTGGGGGAGCTCCCAGAACACTGCATGTTTGTTGTAATTTATGGGATTCCCATCTACTGGCTGGCAAACCTCATTCCTGAGCCAAAACATTTCCTGCTGAACTTCCTGTTACTGTGGTTGGCTGTTTACAGTGCCCGTGCCATGGCGCTTTGGGTGGCAGCTCTCCTGCCGACGTTACAGCTCTCGGCCTTCCTTGGCAATGTCCTCTTCACATCATTCTATCTGAGTGGTGGCTTTGTGATAAGCCTCAACAGCCTCTGGACAT ttcctttttgggtttcaaaaatctcttttctcagATGGAATTTTCAAGGAATGATGCAAGTTCAGTTCACTGACACCACATATGAAATGACTGATCGAAACATTACTTATCAAATACCAGGAAAACTT GTCACTCAGGCTCTGGACCTGGACTCCCACCCTCTCTAT AAGTCAACCCAAGACTGGTAA